A genomic stretch from Planctomycetota bacterium includes:
- a CDS encoding DUF167 family protein, whose product MAIVEPAEGGAILAVKVVPGSSREGIVGPLGDRLKVAVRKPAEKGAANRALSSLVARALGLRPGDVEILRGGSRPEKDLLVRGLSAAEVRRRLGLA is encoded by the coding sequence ATGGCCATCGTCGAACCGGCCGAAGGCGGCGCGATCCTGGCGGTGAAAGTAGTTCCGGGGTCGTCGCGGGAAGGGATCGTCGGTCCGCTTGGCGATCGGCTGAAGGTGGCGGTGCGCAAGCCGGCCGAGAAAGGCGCCGCCAACAGGGCGCTTTCGTCCCTCGTTGCGAGGGCTCTGGGCCTCAGGCCGGGCGACGTCGAGATTCTTCGCGGCGGCAGTCGGCCGGAGAAGGACCTGCTCGTCCGGGGCCTCTCGGCGGCCGAGGTCCGGCGCCGGCTGGGCCTGGCGTAG
- a CDS encoding metallopeptidase family protein translates to MDAERFEELVDEAVETLPAEFAERLDNVDVVVEARPARRLLRKMGLAGRATLLGLYEGVPQSRRDHAYGAVLPDRIVIYREPVLAEAAERAGGAADAPSEDDTFDRAVRDVVRTTVLHEIGHHFGLSEGDLRRYED, encoded by the coding sequence GTGGATGCCGAGCGGTTCGAGGAACTTGTGGACGAGGCGGTTGAGACCCTCCCGGCCGAGTTTGCCGAGCGGCTCGATAACGTGGACGTCGTGGTGGAGGCCAGGCCGGCGCGCCGGCTTCTTCGGAAGATGGGTCTGGCGGGGCGCGCGACGCTTCTGGGCCTCTACGAGGGCGTGCCGCAGAGCCGCCGCGACCACGCCTACGGGGCCGTCCTGCCGGACCGCATCGTCATCTACCGGGAGCCGGTGCTCGCGGAAGCGGCCGAGCGGGCGGGCGGTGCGGCCGATGCCCCCAGCGAGGATGACACCTTCGACCGGGCCGTGCGCGACGTCGTGCGGACGACAGTTCTGCATGAGATCGGTCACCATTTCGGCCTGAGCGAAGGGGACCTGAGACGGTACGAGGACTAG
- a CDS encoding helix-turn-helix domain-containing protein, with the protein MKEVFTTGEVARMCGVAPRTVSKWFDTGQLRGFKIPGSRDRRIPRESLVRFMRAHGIPLRGLDGAVVRVLIVDPDYEFADALRHGLKRGFGYDVQVATGTFEAGLLAREFRPHVILLDLTLPGLDARDTRQALRGDPELVATRVVAVTPDRGTGGRQAIGDGFDGYLEKPYNLPSAVRAIEQATDIII; encoded by the coding sequence ATGAAGGAAGTTTTCACCACCGGGGAGGTGGCGCGGATGTGTGGCGTCGCGCCGCGGACGGTTTCCAAGTGGTTTGACACCGGGCAGTTGCGCGGTTTCAAAATACCTGGTTCCCGCGATCGTCGGATCCCCAGAGAGTCGCTCGTGCGGTTCATGCGCGCGCACGGTATTCCCCTTCGAGGTCTCGACGGGGCCGTGGTGCGTGTCTTGATTGTCGATCCCGACTACGAGTTTGCGGACGCCCTGCGCCATGGGCTGAAGCGAGGTTTCGGCTACGACGTGCAGGTCGCCACGGGCACCTTTGAGGCGGGCCTCCTGGCGCGCGAATTCAGGCCGCATGTCATCCTGCTTGACCTCACCTTGCCCGGACTCGACGCGAGGGACACGCGGCAAGCGCTGCGGGGCGACCCGGAACTGGTGGCTACGCGCGTCGTTGCCGTGACACCGGACCGAGGGACCGGCGGCCGGCAAGCGATTGGCGATGGATTCGACGGGTACCTGGAGAAACCGTACAACCTGCCGAGCGCGGTCCGCGCGATCGAGCAGGCCACCGACATCATCATCTGA